A single window of Labeo rohita strain BAU-BD-2019 chromosome 4, IGBB_LRoh.1.0, whole genome shotgun sequence DNA harbors:
- the LOC127164333 gene encoding tripartite motif-containing protein 16: protein MASVSRQLLDALDDLVTDELKRFKWHLKNHKGISAAALEKADAPDTVDLMIKRFGPEEAVKITVDILKEMNHNHLAKELENKHKQVTFTNIVPRTRNDFLQYSHQLTLDLNTVNKSLHLSESNRVITYTKTYQSYPDHPDRFDYWYQVLCRESVCGRCYWEIECSGVGVCISVSYKSISRKGVGDECWFGSNDQSWSLFCSPDRYSFIHNNIKSVLPVESISSRIGVYVDVSAGTLSFYSVSDTVTLIHTVQTTFTQTLYPGFIVYPGSSVKLC, encoded by the exons ATGGCATCTGTTTCAAGGCAACTTCTGGATGCTCTGGATGATCTAGTCACAGATGAACTGAAGAGGTTTAAATGGCACTTAAAGAATCACAAGGGAATTTCAGCTGCTGCTCTGGAGAAAGCAGACGCTCCTGACACAGTGGATCTGATGATAAAGCGTTTTGGACCAGAAGAAGCTGTGAAGATCACAGTGGACATCTTGAAGGAGATGAACCACAACCATCTGGCTAAAGAGTTGGAGAACAAACATAAGCAAG TCACATTCACCAACATTGTTCCCAGGACCAGGAACGACTTCCTACAAT ATTCCCATCAGCTCACTTTGGATTTGAACACAGTGAATAAAAGCCTCCATCTGTCTGAGAGCAACAGAGTGATTACTTACACTAAAACATATcagtcgtatcctgatcatccagacagatttgattattggtatcaggtgttgtgtagagagagtgtgtgtggacgctgttactgggagattgagtgcAGTGGTGTTGGTGTgtgtatatcagtgtcatataagagcatcagcaggaagggagtGGGTGATGAGTGTTGGTTTGGAtctaatgatcagtcctggagtttgttcTGCTCTCCTGACAGATATTCATTCATACACAATAACATAAAGAGCGTTCTCCCTGTAGAGTCCATCagcagtagaataggagtgtatgtggatgtgagtgcaggaactctgtccttctacagcgtctctgacactgTGACGCTCATCCACAcggtccagaccacattcactcagacaCTCTATCCTGGGTTTATTGTCTATcctggatcatcagtgaaactgtgttaa